In Rhodospirillum rubrum ATCC 11170, a genomic segment contains:
- a CDS encoding IS5-like element ISRhru6 family transposase (programmed frameshift), translating to MWTKENRRVYERHGLRYPSDLTDEEWALVEPLIPPAKRGGRWRTVNIREVLNGVFYVLMTGCQWRALPKDLPPKSTVHEYLGLWEWDSTLARIHHALFVEVRELVGKEASPTAAIIDSQSVKGAGKRGARIDPSGYDAGKKVKGKKRHIVVDRLAMILAAHIQPADVQDRDGALPVLKEVRRLFPFIERVFADGGYQGASTAAAVRELGMWHLEIVKRSDTTKGFEVLPKRWIVERTFGWLGRCRRLAKDFENLSRMALAFLRLAMIRLMLRRIARLRKS from the exons ATGTGGACGAAGGAAAACCGGAGGGTCTATGAGCGGCATGGGTTGCGCTACCCTAGCGACCTGACGGATGAGGAATGGGCGCTGGTGGAACCGCTGATCCCACCGGCGAAGCGGGGCGGCCGGTGGCGGACGGTGAACATCCGCGAGGTGCTGAATGGCGTTTTCTACGTGCTGATGACCGGTTGCCAGTGGCGGGCCCTGCCCAAGGACCTGCCGCCCAAGAGCACGGTGCATGAGTATCTCGGGCTGTGGGAATGGGATAGCACCCTGGCCCGTATCCACCACGCACTCTTTGTCGAGGTGCGGGAATTGGTGGGCAAGGAAGCCAGCCCGACGGCGGCGATCATTGACAGCCAGAGCGTCAAGGGCGCGG GAAAAAGGGGGGCGCGGATCGACCCGTCTGGCTATGACGCAGGTAAGAAAGTCAAAGGTAAGAAGCGGCACATCGTCGTCGACAGGCTCGCCATGATCCTGGCGGCCCACATCCAGCCCGCCGATGTCCAGGACCGCGATGGTGCGTTGCCGGTGCTAAAGGAGGTCCGCCGCCTGTTCCCGTTCATCGAGCGCGTCTTCGCCGACGGCGGCTACCAAGGAGCTTCCACGGCGGCGGCGGTGCGCGAACTGGGGATGTGGCACCTGGAAATCGTCAAGCGCTCCGACACCACCAAGGGATTCGAGGTGCTGCCAAAACGCTGGATCGTCGAACGTACCTTCGGCTGGCTCGGCCGCTGCCGACGCCTTGCCAAGGACTTCGAGAACCTGTCCCGGATGGCTCTGGCCTTCCTGCGTCTCGCCATGATTCGCCTCATGCTGCGCAGAATCGCAAGGCTCCGGAAATCATAG